The DNA sequence GGACACGCGGCTCCTGCTGGACCTGCGCGCCCTGTTGCCGGAGGAGGAGGGGGAATTCCTGGCGGCGGTTTCCGCCGCGGCCATCCGCTTATAAAAAAAAGGGGTCAATACCCCATGTTCAGACGGCGACCCGCTCGGGCCGCCCTTTTCCGTGTACGCTAACCCTCACACCTGCCGGGTCAGCACCTCCTCGGCCAACTCCACGAGCACGGGACCGACTTCGGGGTGTGGGTGTCCCAGGGCGATTTCCCGGGCGCGTCGGGCGTAGCCCTGGGCGACCTTGGTGGCGTAGCCCAACGAGCCGGTGCGGTCCAGGAGTTCGGCGACCCGTTTTCTAAGGCCGCCGCCGGAGAGGCTCAAGAGGCCGAGTAGCTCGCGGCCGTGCTTGTCGTGGTGCAGGCCGTGGATGAGCGGCAGGGTCAGCCTCCCCGCGGCGAGGTCGTTCCCCTCGTCCTTCCCGGTGATCTCCCGGGCGCCGGCGTAGTCCATCAGGTCGTCGGTTATCTGAAAGGACATGCCGAGGTTGAAGCCGTATCCGCTCATCCTCGCGACCGCCTCGCCCCCGCCGGCCAAAAGTGCGCCCATTTCCCCGCAGGAGCCGAAGAAGCCCGCCGTTTTGCGGGCGATTATTTCCAGGTACTCCCGTTCCATGGGCTCGAAACGCACCGCGAAGCTCCCGCCGGCGTCGGTGCGGACGACGCGCCCCAGCCAGCGTGTCTCGTTGAGCTGCCTTATTTCCCCCTCGCAGAGGTCCGCCACCGTACCCGCCAGAACCCGGACCAGGTCGGCCCGTCCCGTGGCGGTTATCAGATGGCGGATGGCCCGGGCGTAGAGGTGATCCCCC is a window from the bacterium genome containing:
- a CDS encoding polyprenyl synthetase family protein, with protein sequence MKLATAKDLLNDELLRLEERLLDIIAGEFELVSTMTSRLVAAGGKRLRAILVLLAARGEYENGGPRDTAVEVAAVCELVHLATLIHDDVIDQAATRRGVPTIHTDLGNQITVLMGDHLYARAIRHLITATGRADLVRVLAGTVADLCEGEIRQLNETRWLGRVVRTDAGGSFAVRFEPMEREYLEIIARKTAGFFGSCGEMGALLAGGGEAVARMSGYGFNLGMSFQITDDLMDYAGAREITGKDEGNDLAAGRLTLPLIHGLHHDKHGRELLGLLSLSGGGLRKRVAELLDRTGSLGYATKVAQGYARRAREIALGHPHPEVGPVLVELAEEVLTRQV